One segment of Chelmon rostratus isolate fCheRos1 chromosome 17, fCheRos1.pri, whole genome shotgun sequence DNA contains the following:
- the snx8a gene encoding sorting nexin-8a isoform X1, which produces MAGEINEGSVPAYYREVYEAICCRTDERVQVEVFQRLLQRTDLSKAVLGQIAEHVDSTDGFLSKLSLYKALALIALAQQGKQPSPKLLENCIQELPKPQLGEPRDLSALRMQPAQEDALTVSQTLDKLLARDTVQVELIPEKKGLFLKHVEYQVTSQRYKVSVYRRYSDFDVFHEVLLQRFAYRVVPALPPKRMLKGVLTSVSERDFIEGRRRALCRFINLVARHPFFSEDELVKTFLTFSSSDVQTKLRDTYKKTGDEFMTNRIATQAKEYLPADIQAQFSTSRELIRNIHNSFHKLRDRAEKMAERSKENATDLLMFGRELSTLGSDASSLPSLASSQSTWGTLRQALKSLSVEFAVLSDKAAQQGRREEDDVVEKLNLFLDLLQSYRDLCERHEKGVLHEHQRALHKYSVMKRQMMSATVQPKEQASVEQLESRIVQQENAIQTMELRNYFSLFCLHQETQLIFIYLPITSHILGAFVNSQVQGHREMGEVWNELQPKLGCLFGGNNGLKPPI; this is translated from the exons ATGGCAGGAGAGATCAATGAAG GCTCAGTTCCTGCCTATTACAGGGAAGTGTATGAGGCCATCTGCTGTAGGACAGATGAGAGAGTGCAGGTTGAAGTTTTTCAGCGGTTGCTCCAAAGGACCGATCTCTCCAAGGCGGTTTTAGGCCAG ATTGCTGAGCATGTTGACTCCACAGATGGATTCCTGAGCAAGTTGTCACTCTATAAAGCGCTCGCTTTAATTGCTCTTGCTCAGCAGGGAAAGCAGCCGAGTCCCAAACTCTTGGAGAACTGCATACAAG AGCTGCCAAAACCTCAGCTCGGGGAGCCCAGGGACCTGAGCGCATTGAGGATGCAGCCAGCTCAGGAAGACGCACTGACGGTGTCCCAGACACTGGACAAACTGCTGGCCCGGGACACGGTCCAGGTGGAGCTCATACCTGAGAAGAAGGGCCTGTTCCTCAAACATGTGGAGTACCAAGTCACCAGCCAG cgATATAAAGTATCAGTTTACCGACGCTATAGCGATTTTGATGTCTTCCATGAGGTTTTGCTGCAGAGATTTGCCTACAGAGTGGTGCCGGCACTGCCACCTAAAAGAATGTTAAAGGGAG TCCTGACCTCCGTCTCTGAGCGTGACTTCATCGAGGGGAGGAGACGTGCTCTCTGCAGATTCATCAACTTGGTGGCGCGGCACCCCTTCTTCTCAGAGGACGAGCTGGTCAAGACCTTCCTCACCTTCAGCAGCTCC GATGTTCAGACTAAGCTGCGTGACACTTACAAGAAAACGGGCGATGAGTTCATGACCAACAGAATCGCAACCCAAGCAAAG GAATATCTCCCCGCTGACATCCAGGCTCAGTTCTCGACAAGCAGAGAGCTGATTAGAAATATTCACAACAGCTTCCACAAGCTGCGGGACAGAGCTGAGAAGATGGCCGAGCGCTCAAAGGAGAATGCAACTGATCTTCTCATGTTTGGCAGAGAGCTCAG TACGCTGGGCTCAGATGCTTCGTCTCTCCCCTCCTTGGCCTCCTCACAAAGCACCTGGGGGACCCTGCGTCAGGCTCTGAAGAGCCTGTCTGTGGAGTTCGCCGTGCTGTCCGACAAAGCCGCCCAGCAG GGCAGACGGGAAGAGGATGATGTTGTGGAAAAACTGAATCTTTTTCTGGATTTGCTGCAGTCGTACAGA GATCTCTGTGAGCGCCATGAGAAGGGCGTACTCCACGAGCACCAGAGAGCTCTGCACAAGTACAGTGTGATGAAGAGGCAGATGATGAGCGCCACAGTGCAGCCTAAAGAGCAGGCAtctgtggagcagctggagTCACGAATTGTTCAG CAAGAAAACGCCATTCAGACGATGGAGCTCCGGAACTACTTCTCCCTGTTCTGCCTTCATCAGGAGACACAGCTCATCTTCATCTACCTTCCAATCACATCCCACATTCTGGGGGCTTTTGTTAACTCCCAGGTCCAAGGACACAGAGAG ATGGGAGAAGTGTGGAATGAACTCCAGCCAAAGCTTGGATGTCTCTTCGGTGGTAATAACGGATTGAAACCCCCCATCTGA
- the snx8a gene encoding sorting nexin-8a isoform X2 has protein sequence MKIAEHVDSTDGFLSKLSLYKALALIALAQQGKQPSPKLLENCIQELPKPQLGEPRDLSALRMQPAQEDALTVSQTLDKLLARDTVQVELIPEKKGLFLKHVEYQVTSQRYKVSVYRRYSDFDVFHEVLLQRFAYRVVPALPPKRMLKGVLTSVSERDFIEGRRRALCRFINLVARHPFFSEDELVKTFLTFSSSDVQTKLRDTYKKTGDEFMTNRIATQAKEYLPADIQAQFSTSRELIRNIHNSFHKLRDRAEKMAERSKENATDLLMFGRELSTLGSDASSLPSLASSQSTWGTLRQALKSLSVEFAVLSDKAAQQGRREEDDVVEKLNLFLDLLQSYRDLCERHEKGVLHEHQRALHKYSVMKRQMMSATVQPKEQASVEQLESRIVQQENAIQTMELRNYFSLFCLHQETQLIFIYLPITSHILGAFVNSQVQGHREMGEVWNELQPKLGCLFGGNNGLKPPI, from the exons ATGAAG ATTGCTGAGCATGTTGACTCCACAGATGGATTCCTGAGCAAGTTGTCACTCTATAAAGCGCTCGCTTTAATTGCTCTTGCTCAGCAGGGAAAGCAGCCGAGTCCCAAACTCTTGGAGAACTGCATACAAG AGCTGCCAAAACCTCAGCTCGGGGAGCCCAGGGACCTGAGCGCATTGAGGATGCAGCCAGCTCAGGAAGACGCACTGACGGTGTCCCAGACACTGGACAAACTGCTGGCCCGGGACACGGTCCAGGTGGAGCTCATACCTGAGAAGAAGGGCCTGTTCCTCAAACATGTGGAGTACCAAGTCACCAGCCAG cgATATAAAGTATCAGTTTACCGACGCTATAGCGATTTTGATGTCTTCCATGAGGTTTTGCTGCAGAGATTTGCCTACAGAGTGGTGCCGGCACTGCCACCTAAAAGAATGTTAAAGGGAG TCCTGACCTCCGTCTCTGAGCGTGACTTCATCGAGGGGAGGAGACGTGCTCTCTGCAGATTCATCAACTTGGTGGCGCGGCACCCCTTCTTCTCAGAGGACGAGCTGGTCAAGACCTTCCTCACCTTCAGCAGCTCC GATGTTCAGACTAAGCTGCGTGACACTTACAAGAAAACGGGCGATGAGTTCATGACCAACAGAATCGCAACCCAAGCAAAG GAATATCTCCCCGCTGACATCCAGGCTCAGTTCTCGACAAGCAGAGAGCTGATTAGAAATATTCACAACAGCTTCCACAAGCTGCGGGACAGAGCTGAGAAGATGGCCGAGCGCTCAAAGGAGAATGCAACTGATCTTCTCATGTTTGGCAGAGAGCTCAG TACGCTGGGCTCAGATGCTTCGTCTCTCCCCTCCTTGGCCTCCTCACAAAGCACCTGGGGGACCCTGCGTCAGGCTCTGAAGAGCCTGTCTGTGGAGTTCGCCGTGCTGTCCGACAAAGCCGCCCAGCAG GGCAGACGGGAAGAGGATGATGTTGTGGAAAAACTGAATCTTTTTCTGGATTTGCTGCAGTCGTACAGA GATCTCTGTGAGCGCCATGAGAAGGGCGTACTCCACGAGCACCAGAGAGCTCTGCACAAGTACAGTGTGATGAAGAGGCAGATGATGAGCGCCACAGTGCAGCCTAAAGAGCAGGCAtctgtggagcagctggagTCACGAATTGTTCAG CAAGAAAACGCCATTCAGACGATGGAGCTCCGGAACTACTTCTCCCTGTTCTGCCTTCATCAGGAGACACAGCTCATCTTCATCTACCTTCCAATCACATCCCACATTCTGGGGGCTTTTGTTAACTCCCAGGTCCAAGGACACAGAGAG ATGGGAGAAGTGTGGAATGAACTCCAGCCAAAGCTTGGATGTCTCTTCGGTGGTAATAACGGATTGAAACCCCCCATCTGA
- the snx8a gene encoding sorting nexin-8a isoform X3 yields the protein MQPAQEDALTVSQTLDKLLARDTVQVELIPEKKGLFLKHVEYQVTSQRYKVSVYRRYSDFDVFHEVLLQRFAYRVVPALPPKRMLKGVLTSVSERDFIEGRRRALCRFINLVARHPFFSEDELVKTFLTFSSSDVQTKLRDTYKKTGDEFMTNRIATQAKEYLPADIQAQFSTSRELIRNIHNSFHKLRDRAEKMAERSKENATDLLMFGRELSTLGSDASSLPSLASSQSTWGTLRQALKSLSVEFAVLSDKAAQQGRREEDDVVEKLNLFLDLLQSYRDLCERHEKGVLHEHQRALHKYSVMKRQMMSATVQPKEQASVEQLESRIVQQENAIQTMELRNYFSLFCLHQETQLIFIYLPITSHILGAFVNSQVQGHREMGEVWNELQPKLGCLFGGNNGLKPPI from the exons ATGCAGCCAGCTCAGGAAGACGCACTGACGGTGTCCCAGACACTGGACAAACTGCTGGCCCGGGACACGGTCCAGGTGGAGCTCATACCTGAGAAGAAGGGCCTGTTCCTCAAACATGTGGAGTACCAAGTCACCAGCCAG cgATATAAAGTATCAGTTTACCGACGCTATAGCGATTTTGATGTCTTCCATGAGGTTTTGCTGCAGAGATTTGCCTACAGAGTGGTGCCGGCACTGCCACCTAAAAGAATGTTAAAGGGAG TCCTGACCTCCGTCTCTGAGCGTGACTTCATCGAGGGGAGGAGACGTGCTCTCTGCAGATTCATCAACTTGGTGGCGCGGCACCCCTTCTTCTCAGAGGACGAGCTGGTCAAGACCTTCCTCACCTTCAGCAGCTCC GATGTTCAGACTAAGCTGCGTGACACTTACAAGAAAACGGGCGATGAGTTCATGACCAACAGAATCGCAACCCAAGCAAAG GAATATCTCCCCGCTGACATCCAGGCTCAGTTCTCGACAAGCAGAGAGCTGATTAGAAATATTCACAACAGCTTCCACAAGCTGCGGGACAGAGCTGAGAAGATGGCCGAGCGCTCAAAGGAGAATGCAACTGATCTTCTCATGTTTGGCAGAGAGCTCAG TACGCTGGGCTCAGATGCTTCGTCTCTCCCCTCCTTGGCCTCCTCACAAAGCACCTGGGGGACCCTGCGTCAGGCTCTGAAGAGCCTGTCTGTGGAGTTCGCCGTGCTGTCCGACAAAGCCGCCCAGCAG GGCAGACGGGAAGAGGATGATGTTGTGGAAAAACTGAATCTTTTTCTGGATTTGCTGCAGTCGTACAGA GATCTCTGTGAGCGCCATGAGAAGGGCGTACTCCACGAGCACCAGAGAGCTCTGCACAAGTACAGTGTGATGAAGAGGCAGATGATGAGCGCCACAGTGCAGCCTAAAGAGCAGGCAtctgtggagcagctggagTCACGAATTGTTCAG CAAGAAAACGCCATTCAGACGATGGAGCTCCGGAACTACTTCTCCCTGTTCTGCCTTCATCAGGAGACACAGCTCATCTTCATCTACCTTCCAATCACATCCCACATTCTGGGGGCTTTTGTTAACTCCCAGGTCCAAGGACACAGAGAG ATGGGAGAAGTGTGGAATGAACTCCAGCCAAAGCTTGGATGTCTCTTCGGTGGTAATAACGGATTGAAACCCCCCATCTGA
- the nudt1 gene encoding 7,8-dihydro-8-oxoguanine triphosphatase, whose protein sequence is MLSPKLLTLVLVVRPGKVLLGMKKRGFGAGRWNGFGGKVQHGETIEAAARRELQEECGLTVDALEKVGNIKFEFVGDTQLLDVHVFRADAYNGEPAESEEMRPQWFECHQIPFSQMWPDDILWFPLLLQKKKFVGYFKFQGHDVILGHKLEEVEAL, encoded by the exons ATGTTGAGCCCCAAGCTGCTGACCCTGGTGCTGGTGGTCCGGCCCGGCAAAGTACTGCTCGGCATGAAGAAGAGAGGATTTGGGGCTGGGAGGTGGAATGGCTTCGGGGGCAAAGTTCAACATGGAGAAACCATTGAAGCTGCTGCACGGAG gGAACTGCAGGAAGAATGTGGCCTCACGGTGGACGCTCTCGAGAAGGTCGGCAATATAAAATTTGAATTTGTGGGAGACACGCAGCTGCTCGACGTCCATGTTTTCAGAGCTGATGCTTACAATGGAGAACCAGCAGAATCGGAGG aaatgaggCCTCAGTGGTTCGAATGTCACCAGATTCCTTTCAGTCAAATGTGGCCAGATGACATCCTGTGGTTCCCCCTGTTGCTCCAGAAGAAGAAATTTGTCGGATACTTCAAGTTTCAGGGTCATGACGTGATCCTAGGCCAcaagctggaggaggtggaggcgcTGTGA
- the mrm2 gene encoding rRNA methyltransferase 2, mitochondrial isoform X2, which translates to MWGFSLQRRALHASVCLMKKLKGKTAAEQRWMLRQLKDPYVKASHAQNFRCRSAFKLLEIDDKFRLLQPGHSVVDCGAAPGAWSQVAVQRVNSAGTDPDLPFGTVVGVDLLNIPPLDGAHFLSNHDVTDPATHAKLLELLPSGQAHVILSDMAPNASGFREMDHERLIMMCMSLIDLAERILQPGGSLLCKYWDGILAHKLQERLSSVFKSVQTLKPHASRKDSAERYFFARMYRKPVK; encoded by the exons ATGTGGGGCTTCTCCTTGCAGAGGAGAGCGCTGCACGCCTCGGTATGTTTAATGAAGAAGTTGAAGGGTAAAACTGCTGCTGAGCAGCGCTGGATGCTGCGGCAGCTCAAAGACCCGTATGTCAAAGCTTCTCACGCCCAAAACTTCCGGTGCAGAAGCGCCTTCAAGCTGCTGGAGATAGATGACAAGTTTCGGCTTTTACAGCCTGGACACAGTGTGGTGGACTGCGGAGCCGCACCTGGAGCCTGGAGTCAGGTGGCAGTCCAGAGGGTTAACTCAGCCgggacag ATCCAGATTTACCATTCGGCACAGTTGTTGGCGTTGATCTGCTGAACATACCACCGCTGGACGGTGCCCACTTCCTATCCAATCATGATGTCACTGACCCCGCCACACATGccaagctgctggagctgctcccCAGCGGCCAGGCTCATGTCATCCTGAGCGACATGGCGCCCAACGCCAGCGGGTTCCGAGAGATGGACCACGAGAGACTCATCATGATGTGTATGTCTTTGATAGACTTGGCTGAGAGGATTTTGCAGCCGGGGGGCTCCCTGCTTTGTAAATACTGGGATGGGATCCTGGCTCATAAACTCCAGGAGCGACTCTCAAGTGTGTTCAAGAGCGTTCAGACTTTAAAGCCACACGCCAGCAGAAAGGATTCAGCTGAGAGATATTTCTTCGCTAGAATGTACAGAAAGCCAGTGAAATGA
- the mrm2 gene encoding rRNA methyltransferase 2, mitochondrial isoform X1, which translates to MWGFSLQRRALHASVCLMKKLKGKTAAEQRWMLRQLKDPYVKASHAQNFRCRSAFKLLEIDDKFRLLQPGHSVVDCGAAPGAWSQVAVQRVNSAGTGETDPDLPFGTVVGVDLLNIPPLDGAHFLSNHDVTDPATHAKLLELLPSGQAHVILSDMAPNASGFREMDHERLIMMCMSLIDLAERILQPGGSLLCKYWDGILAHKLQERLSSVFKSVQTLKPHASRKDSAERYFFARMYRKPVK; encoded by the exons ATGTGGGGCTTCTCCTTGCAGAGGAGAGCGCTGCACGCCTCGGTATGTTTAATGAAGAAGTTGAAGGGTAAAACTGCTGCTGAGCAGCGCTGGATGCTGCGGCAGCTCAAAGACCCGTATGTCAAAGCTTCTCACGCCCAAAACTTCCGGTGCAGAAGCGCCTTCAAGCTGCTGGAGATAGATGACAAGTTTCGGCTTTTACAGCCTGGACACAGTGTGGTGGACTGCGGAGCCGCACCTGGAGCCTGGAGTCAGGTGGCAGTCCAGAGGGTTAACTCAGCCgggacaggtgagacag ATCCAGATTTACCATTCGGCACAGTTGTTGGCGTTGATCTGCTGAACATACCACCGCTGGACGGTGCCCACTTCCTATCCAATCATGATGTCACTGACCCCGCCACACATGccaagctgctggagctgctcccCAGCGGCCAGGCTCATGTCATCCTGAGCGACATGGCGCCCAACGCCAGCGGGTTCCGAGAGATGGACCACGAGAGACTCATCATGATGTGTATGTCTTTGATAGACTTGGCTGAGAGGATTTTGCAGCCGGGGGGCTCCCTGCTTTGTAAATACTGGGATGGGATCCTGGCTCATAAACTCCAGGAGCGACTCTCAAGTGTGTTCAAGAGCGTTCAGACTTTAAAGCCACACGCCAGCAGAAAGGATTCAGCTGAGAGATATTTCTTCGCTAGAATGTACAGAAAGCCAGTGAAATGA